A section of the Lepus europaeus isolate LE1 chromosome 10, mLepTim1.pri, whole genome shotgun sequence genome encodes:
- the LOC133767647 gene encoding complex I assembly factor TMEM126B, mitochondrial-like has protein sequence MAALRGEAGGDVKDAGVVPLGTGEAPKDIRMATYTRGQPSPSLRDAELGRPMVIEIIEKKFEYLRKEKTLNIYGTLTLGTTAGFSGILANFIFRHCFKVKHDALKTYASLTTLPFLSTVVAYKLLVTDALYSGNISKENCVLRSSLIGVVCGILYPSSLAFSKNGRLAVRYHTVPLPPKGRVLLHWLLLCQTEMKAMVIPLVFQTMFGILIGLQHYSLFEKTLVKTVHED, from the coding sequence atgGCGGCGCTGAGGGGTGAGGCTGGTGGAGACGTCAAAGATGCCGGTGTGGTACCGTTAGGAACTGGGGAAGCGCCCAAGGACATCAGAATGGCAACATATACACGTGGTCAGCCTAGTCCTTCTCTAAGAGATGCAGAACTCGGAAGACCAATGGTCATCgaaatcatagaaaaaaaatttgaatatcttcGAAAAGAAAAGACCTTAAATATATATGGAACACTGACCCTTGGCACAACAGCTGGTTTTTCTGGAATACTGGCAAACTTCATTTTCAGACATTGCTTCAAGGTTAAACATGATGCTTTGAAAACATATGCATCATTGACTACACTTCCATTTTTATCTACCGTAGTTGCTTACAAGCTCCTTGTAACCGATGCTTTGTATTCAGGTAACATAAGCAAGGAAAACTGTGTCCTTAGAAGTTCACTGATTGGCGTAGTATGTGGTATTTTATATCCCTCTAGTTTGGCTTTTTCTAAAAATGGACGCCTGGCAGTCAGATATCATACAGTTCCACTGCCACCGAAAGGAAGGGTTTTACTCCATTGGCTGCTGCTTTGTCAAACAGAGATGAAAGCAATGGTGATTCCTCTAGTCTTTCAGACAATGTTTGGAATACTTATTGGTTTACAGCATTATTCACTGTTTGAAAAAACACTTGTAAAAACTGTACATGAAGATTAA